One Schistocerca nitens isolate TAMUIC-IGC-003100 chromosome 1, iqSchNite1.1, whole genome shotgun sequence DNA segment encodes these proteins:
- the LOC126246926 gene encoding skin secretory protein xP2-like isoform X2 — translation MELRYGAVVAALLLVPLATGHPTTGPTSPPSAAGGRSAHAGPRDWQSWPPPYEDEEDDEDGFLGPRALPLEGRPPEEPPQDAPEELVPQDADVDGEILAEYAREVAASRAAARDSDVPEGNGAAGEQSAAKALTTRDVQNVAPSVSNSTVVDAVSSSQPNNSVSRGNSSSDSVTTGTRESKSFSSSVAPVSVAPVKPLKAETGHNNVETESKAGTARDRLPTSAPVAPASGSSTAAPAGAEPQGGAATARAEVAPQDSSDAPQAGGVAASAEAGSPQPAEEDAYATAPAEAVAETGPDASSVPPESGWTAYDASGAAAAAAADDDVDVVGQQEEAAPRSRTAEREAADEEEVQEAEADAPVSRGRVAPAAPTTAAMDAASITGIALGIVVFSSLVGAVSFVMYRRRYLNKPQTLNDKCSNPDSSGYIDDSTLRVSSSKGHRVMTYKENSEEMYSLDNDSFLNSLEAMTIQNYWTDNVKHTKL, via the exons tggtGGCAGCCCTGCTGCTGGTGCCGCTGGCGACCGGCCACCCCACGACCGGCCCCACGTCGCCGCCGTCGGCCGCAGGGGGGCGCTCGGCGCACGCCGGCCCCCGCGACTGGCAGTCCTGGCCGCCGCCCTACGAGGACGAAGAGGACGACGAGGACGGCTTCCTGGGGCCGCGCGCGCTGCCGCTCGAGGGCCGCCCGCCCGAGGAACCGCCGCAGGACGCGCCGGAGGAGCTGGTGCCGCAAGACGCAGACGTGGACGGCGAGATCCTCGCCGAATACGCTCGCGAGGTGGCGGCTAGCCGCGCCGCCGCTCGCGACTCCGACGTACCTGAAGGGAACGGCGCAGCCGGAGAGCAGTCCGCCGCCAAGGCCCTGACCACCAGGGATGTACAGAATGTTGCGCCGTCGGTGTCCAACTCCACAGTCGTCGACGCAGTTTCGTCTAGTCAGCCAAATAATTCGGTTAGTCGCGGTAACTCTAGTAGCGATAGTGTGACGACTGGCACGAGGGAGAGCAAGTCTTTCAGCTCTTCGGTGGCGCCTGTTTCTGTGGCACCTGTGAAGCCTCTGAAGGCGGAGACGGGGCATAACAACGTGGAAACCGAGAGTAAGGCGGGGACCGCGCGGGACCGGCTGCCGACGTCAGCTCCGGTGGCGCCCGCGTCGGGGAGCAGCACTGCCGCCCCCGCAGGCGCCGAGCCGCAGGGCGGTGCCGCGACGGCCCGGGCCGAGGTCGCGCCGCAGGACAGCTCCGACGCGCCGCAGGCCGGCGGTGTAGCTGCCTCGGCGGAAGCCGGCAGCCCCCAGCCGGCAGAAGAGGACGCGTACGCCACGGCACCAGCGGAGGCAGTGGCGGAGACGGGCCCGGACGCGTCCTCCGTGCCGCCGGAGAGCGGCTGGACGGCGTACGACGCCTCcggggcggcggcagcggcggcggccgaCGACGACGTGGACGTGGTGGGCCAGCAGGAGGAGGCGGCGCCGCGGTCGCGCACGGCGGAGCGTGAGGCGGCCGACGAGGAGGAGGTCCAGGAGGCGGAGGCGGACGCGCCGGTGAGCCGCGGCCGCGTCGCGCCCGCCGCGCCGACCACCGCCGCCATGGACGCCGCCTCCATCACCGGCATCGCGCTCGGCATCGTCGTCTTCTCCAGCCTCGTCG GTGCAGTAAGCTTTGTAATGTACCGACGACGATATCTGAACAAGCCACAGACATTGAATGACAAATGCAGTAATCCTGATTCAAGTGGTTACATTGACGACAGTACACTACGGGTGAGTTCCAGCAAGGGTCACAGAGTTATGACATACAAG